The Bartonella australis AUST/NH1 genome contains the following window.
AGCCAATAGAACTTCATGCAGATTCTTTAGAGGTACGTGATAAAGAAGGGGTTGCACTTTTTAAGGGCAATGTTTCAGTGATTCAGGGCGAAAGGCTTTTGCGAACATCAGAATTAACAGTTTATTATGGCCAAGTGCATGAAGAAGTTGGTGCAGGTCGGGTAGGTGAAAAATCGGCGCTGCCTGTTGGGGGTGGCGACAAAGATATTAGAAAAATGGAGGCTTCAGGGGAGGTTTATATCAAAATAGACACACGAATCGCCACAGGCGATAAAGGTATTTTTGATGAAAAATCAAAAACGGTGGTTTTGACAGGTAAAGAAGTTGCGTTGATTGACGGTAATAATGTGGCGAAAGGATGCAAGTTAACGGTGAATACGAAAACAGGAAGAGCTTTCCTCGAAGGTTGTAAGACATCTGAGAAAAAAGGCCGTATTTCAGTCATTTTAAAACCAAATTAAAGGGATGGTTGCTAAGATTCTCATGTTTGGAATCAAAAAAGAAAAACAGATAGTCGAATGCGATATTGCAAATGGATCTTTTGAAAAAGATGCAAAAAGGGCTCTAGTTGCAAGCCGTTTGATTAAAATTTATCGGGGAAGACGGGTCGTTGATGGTGTTTCGTTCAGCGTTTGTTCTGGAGAGGCTGTTGGTATTTTGGGTCCTAATGGTGCCGGAAAAACCACCTGTTTTTATATGGTTACGGGCCTCGTTGAAGCGGATGGGGGGACAATTGAAGTTAATGGATTTGATATTACTCGTATGCCAATGTACCGGCGTGCTCGTTTGGGCATTGGGTATTTACCGCAAGAAGTATCTATTTTTCGCGGCCTTTCAGTAGAGGATAACATCAAAGCTGTTTTGGAAGTGATCGAAAAAAATCATTCTAAACGTCGCGAAGAGTTGGACGCACTTTTACATGAATTCAAGATTGATCATTTGCGCAAAATGCCGGCTATTTCTTTATCAGGAGGCGAGCGGCGGCGGCTCGAAATTGCGCGCGCCCTGGCTTCTCGTCCTAATTTTATACTGCTTGACGAACCCTTCGCCGGAATCGACCCTATCGCTATTTCCGATATTCAGCAGCTTGTTCGTCATTTGACACAGCGTGGTATCGGTGTTTTGATAACTGATCATAATGTGCGCGAAACATTAGGCCTCGTCGACCGCGCTTATATTATTCATACGGGACAGGTGCTTGTCCACGGTTATCCGGATGACATTATCGATAATGCTGACGCACGCAGAATTTATCTTGGACATCAGTTTTCGCTTTAGATTTTTCCTACCACAGAAGATTCATCTAATTTTTAGCTATTAAAGCCGAAACGAAACCTGGCGTCCCTAACATACGGCCCACGCATTTTAAGTTCAGCGAAGATTCATCTTAGGTTTCATTATATAATAATTATTGATTACGTATCTACATTGCACAGTTGAAAACTACGTCGGTTAGCAGTTATGACGATATCGATGATGAAAAGAACTAGAATATGCGTGTGATTGGGAGAATAATGCGTTTGGGCCTGAGATGTTTCGTAACGACGAGGTCCGCCGTTCTATCCTTAAATTATAGCGTAAAAATTATTTTATAGTCGCGATTTTAGGCTTAATTTTTTGCTCACAACTGAGAGAAATATTTCACAAAGGTGATTCGATTTTTTGATTCAGTCTGCTTTGCGAAAAAGATGTCGCTAGATTGACCTTGTAGTAAACGATGGATGAGATCATAACGGGTTTTCGTATTTCTGAGAGACATATGGGCTCAGCGGAGTTCCTCGTTGTGAGACTAAATGGTGTGCCGACAGCGTCATTTCTGAGTACTTTCGGTGACAGCCTCATGATCGTCAGGTACGGTTCGCGGTATTCTGTTGGTTGTATTGTGTATTTGGAAACGAATGCACTATTCGGGCGTATAGTCAGATATAAGGCTTATAAGCAGCTTTTAGCGCGGTTATTAAAAGTATTCAAACATGCTTAGGTGGTCATCACCAGCTTCCTTAAGCTGCGCAGTAATCACCAAAGTGGAAATGCCATTTTTATCGTATGTTCTTACAGCTTTAAGGAATTTCTTTTTAACCAGAGGAAAATTTTTTGGAGCATCCACACCAATCATTATGGCTAAATATCAACGGATTGGTGAACAATGGCTATCGCTAAGTTCATAAATAATGCTCTTAACGACAGTTGCGTGTTATTTATCGCTGATTCGGTGGTAATATTGAGTAGGTGAATTGACCTGTCACTTGTTGTAAATTAAAAAAATAAACATGCATTCTATGATACCAGAACAAACTGAATCTTTTCGATGATCAATATTATTTGCTGGTTTGTGGGTGAGTATCTGGATATGTAAAAGGGAAATAAAATATGAATTTGAGTGAGTTAATTGCACCGGATGCGATCATTCCAGCGCTTAAAGCAAATTCAAAGAAACAAGTTTTGCAAATTTTAGCTGAGAAAGCTGCTAGATTGACAGGCCTCAATGAGCGTACGGTCTCTGATATTATTTTGCAACGCGAAAAACTGGGATCAACCGGTTTGGGTGACGGTGTTGCGATCCCTCATGGAAAATTGCCCGGTATTGACAGAATTATAGGTATATTTGCCCATCTTGAAAATCCTGTTGACTTTGAAGCTGTTGACGACAGGCCGGTCGATCTCATTTTTTTGCTTTTGGTACCTGAAAATGCGAGTGCCGATCATTTAAAAGCTTTGTCGAAAGTCGCACGTGTTTTACGTTGTCCTGATATTGCTCAAAAATTACGGAACACGCATGATTCTCGCGCGCTCTACACTTTATTGATCCAGAATTCAGCGCCAAGCACAGCTTAAATGTATATGATATCGCTATTGAGAGCAATTAAAAGGAGTATAGAGGACGATTCTTTGGGTATTTGAAGAAAACTCAGCTTAAAGAATAAGGGAGAATAGGTTGAGTTTTTCTTTAGTTGCCTTTATCGTTTTCGTTTACGAAATCTCGCTGTTGTGCTTCCAGATTCGTATAATTCATCAATTTTTAAGGGACGGCGGAGTGGGATCTACGGATATTTTTCTCCTCACATGTGCAAGTGATTAAGAAATTGCCCCCATATACGGAAGTGGGGGTTTTTACGGCGGTTTTGGCGTTTTGAGGAGACGTCCGATTTTACTGCTTGCCATTTTCATGAGAGCCGTTTTTATTTACGTGATAAATACCAAAAAATGCTGTTATGATATTTATTCGTGCCGTTTCGGTTTATTGCATTTTAGTTTCAAGCATTGTGTTGATAATTATTTGCTACACATGAACATTTTTTCTTGTACTGAACTTGTTGTCAGTAACAGGGTAAGGAGTCGCGATGAATCGCTGTCGAGCTAATTGATGTAAAAAATAAAACGTTATGCGCTTGATGTTTAACACTGAAGATAAAGCCAGTCTGCTTCTTGGTCTCCGAAGGCATTTTTGTAAATTGGCGTGAAGAGTTTGAATGAGATTGATTGCCAGAGAGGCCAGAATATGTTACACCGCCGTCGATGTAAGTAGGCTTCAGCTCACCGCATCCCCAGTTAATAATATTTACGGGGGGTAAGAACTAGCTTTTTGCATAAGATGCATTTTCCTCAGAATTTTGTGGTAGTACGGTCGGATTAAGGTGCAGCTATGAGATTTTTTTTCAGTAATTCAACAATGTGTCCATTTTATATTCTATTTAGAGGTCGATCTGCGAAGAAAGGTCGGGCTGTGCTTTTGCGTTCTTATCTTCTGGAAGGTATTTTTTATATGTAGGGATACGGACTCTCCGCGTAAAAGTCGTGATTTGCGGAATAAAATTAAAATGTTTTTTTTTAAATCTAATTATTAAGTAGAAAATTCATTTTCTGGTAATACCTAAAGAGTCACAATTAAATAAAAAGTTATTTCGATTGATAATAATATTTATTTCGAAGAAATATTAGTAAAGAATAAAAAAAGAAGCGAGCTAAAATGAAAATGTTTAAGAAGACTTTTGTTGCTGCATTTATAATGGTTCTGTCCGCTACTGAACTATTGTGGGCACAAACACCAAGCCGTTTACATCAATTTGAAGCTTGGGGGACTTATTCTTATGAAGCGCAAGAAAATACAATATGTTATATCTTGTCGATGCCTTTAAGTGCGCTTCCTACGACTGTTAAACATGGTGATAATTTCTTTCTGGTTACTAAGCGTTCTAATTCACCTGTTTCATTTGAGCCACAATTTATGGCTGGTTATTCTCTTAAAGAAGGATCAAAAGTTACCGTGACAGTTGGCGATAAAGATTTTGATTTTTTTACAAAGGGTTCATCAGCTTGGTTAGCGTCATCGGAGATGGAGCAACAACTTGTTTCCGCTATGCGCTCGGGTATGCATATGACGGTGAAGGCTACTTCAAAACGCGGAACTCGTACAACTTACACTTATTCCCTAAAAGGGGTGACCGCAGCGTTGAATGCGGCACAAAAATGCCGTTAATGCATAGAGAATATTTAAACTAAATATGCACATCAGAAAGCAATGACTATTTCGTGTAATCTTAAGCCGGTTAATGCATGTCAAACACCGAAAGTGGGTGATGCCGTAGTAAAGGCAGAATTGAAGCTGCCTCTGATTGGTTTATCTCAAGATGAAATGGTACAAGCTGTGAAGGCAGTTGGTGTGCCGGATCATCAAGCGCGTATGCGTGTCCGCCAACTTTGGCATTGGCTTTATGTACGCGGCGTTTCCTGTTTTGATGAGATGCTGAATGTTTCTAAATTAACGCGGGAAGTATTCAAAACCCATTTTTCCATCGCATATCCGGAAATTATTGAAGAACAGATATCAAAAGATGGCACACGTAAATGGCTTTTGCGTTTTCCGGAACGTGGAGCCGGTAGGCCTGTTGAAATCGAAACGGTCTACATCCCTGAAGAAGGGCGTGGTACGTTGTGTATATCATCCCAAGTTGGATGCACATTGACCTGTTCTTTCTGTCATACAGGAACGCAAATGCTCGTTCGCAATCTGACAGCTGAAGAAATTTTAGCACAATTATTAGTTGCACGTGTTCGTTTGGGTGATTTCCCTGATAAGAGCGCACCTGATGGTGCAATTGTTCCAGCTGAAAAACGTAAAATTACCAATATCGTCATGATGGGTATGGGCGAACCACTTTATAATTTTGAAGCAGTCAAAAAAGCTTTATTAATTGCTTCCGACGGGAATGGCCTTTCTATGTCGAAACGTCGGATTACCCTGTCAACCAGTGGAGTGGTCCCTGAAATTATTCGAGCAGGAAAAGAAATTGGGGTGATGCTGGCGATTTCGCTTCACGCGGTGCGTGATGCCTTGCGAGATATTTTGGTTCCAATCAATAAAAAATACCCACTCGCTACGCTGATGGACGCTTGCCGTAATTATCCAGGCCTTTCTAATGCTAGACGGATTACATTTGAGTACGTTATGTTGAAAGATATCAATGATAGCCTGGATGATGCTAAGCAGTTAATTCAATTGCTTAAAGGTATCCCTGCTAAGATTAATTTGATTCCTTTTAATCCGTGGCCCGGGAGTGATTATCAATGTTCTGATTGGGAAAAAATTGAGCGTTTTGCTGATGTGATTAATCAAGCTGGCTATGCTTCACCCATTAGAATGCCGCGCGGACGTGATATTTTGGCTGCGTGCGGGCAGCTTAAATCCGCTTCAAAGCGCTTACGTAAGTCCGAACGTTTGCAATTTGAAAATTCAGTTAGCCATGAGCAAGCTTAATCTAATTTGTTTCAGTGGATAGATAAGTGCAAAACAAAATTAGCAAACCCCAAATATATGCATAAGTGTACTCTTTACGTTCGGGGCTGCTCTATAGCAGGAAGCCATATTACAATTGGCTTCGAAAAGGCGACGCCGCTTCAATTAATGAAAGAAATTTTGTTTTCTGCTACTGTGCTCAATAAATTAAACAATTATAGAGGCGTTGAGGATGTTGGTTGTTTAGATTTAGCGGAAAATCATTTTGTTGGTATAAAATCTCATAGTATTTATAACCACGGGCTGAACTATTTTTGATTGCTCATAGGGCGATAGAATCTCCGACGTTGGATTACAGTGTAGCGCATTTACAAGATAAGCTGATGCAACAAAATTTTACAAGGGTAATGTAGTTGTTGAAGGTTGTAAAAGTCAAAAGTTGCTTTATTTCGGTAATTTAGCAACATTTAAAGATGATCAGGGTGCTTACGACTAAAAAGACGCTGCCGGCTTTATCAAATTAAATGCATTGCGCTGACGCACGTTGACGGCGCGTTTACTAAAATTATAAATGGGAATAACAGAAATTCTCTTACCATTTTCGGTTTTGAGAGTGATTTTTGCGTGGAACGTTTAGCGTGATTTCTTTTTCCTGTTTTCATTGGATAGGTACGCGGTTAATCAATCTGTCATCCTGGATAAAAAATTTATTTTCTTTGAGGTAAATATCAGCGAAAAAGGGCTCAGAATATTGGAGATTGGGGATTGCAGAATGCATAACCAAAAAGGTACATGATGGTTTACGATTTTTATGTTTGGATTATAAAAAGCTGAGGGAGATCGTAGCTGAAATAATGATAGCGACTTTGCGTAGTAACAAGAGTTTGGTGGTTTTTGTTCAGCATTATTGACGGATAAGTTTAACGATCATACACCACATCATCAGAGAATTTAATTTAGGATAAATGACGATGCACGATCAATATAACGCTTTCAGTTTAACGTCTGAATTGATGGAGATAGCAGGCCAGTCAAAAGCTTGGCCATTTGAAGAAGCACGTAAGATCATTAAGCGCTATGAAAAAACGGGTTATACAGGGGATGTTTTGTTTGAAACAGGCTATGGACCTTCTGGTTTGCCGCATATCGGTACTTTCGGAGAAGTAGCGCGCACGACTATGGTGCGTCATGCATTTCATATTTTAACCGAGAACAAAGTTAAAACAAAACTCCTCTGTTTTTCTGATGATATGGATGGTTTACGCAAGGTTCCCGATAATGTGCCAGATCCCGAAAAAATGCAAAACTATCTTGGCCGACCACTTACCTACGTGCCAGACCCTTTTGGTGACGCTTATCCTTCTTTTGGAGCGGCTAACAATGCGCGCCTGCGCGCTTTCCTGGATCATTTTGGTTTTAACTACGAATTCGCTAGCGCTACTGATTATTATAGTTCTGGCCGTTTTGACGAAACACTTTTGAAGATTCTTTCCCGTTATGATAAAATTATGGAAAATATTTTGCCGACATTGGGAGAAGAACGGCGCGCAACTTATTCACTTTTTTTGCCTATTTCCCCTGTTTCCGGAAAAGTATTACAAGTACCAATAATTTCCCGCAACGTTGAAAAAGGCACTATAACTTACATTGAGCCTGAAATAGGCGAGGCCATTGAAACAGAAGTCACGGGCGGAAAGGTTAAATGCCAGTGGAAGGTAGATTGGGCGATGCGCTGGAAAGCACTCGGAGTCGACTATGAAATGGCGGGAAAAGATCTTATCGACTCGGTGCTTCTTTCTTCCAAAATTTGTAAAATACTCGACGGCAAACCGCCCGAGGGATTTAATTACGAGCTCTTTTTAGACGATAAAGGGCAAAAAATCTCCAAATCTAAAGGAAACGGTCTAACCCTCGACGAATGGCTAACTTACGCACCGACAGAGAGCCTAGAGCTCTATATGTTTTTGAAGCCTAAAACGGCAAAACGGCTTTATTTTGACGTTATACCAAAAGCTGTTGATGAATATTATACGCATCTTTCAGCTTATAGCCGTCAACAGTGGAAAGAGCGATTTAACAATCCTGTATGGCATATTCATAATGGTCGCCCCCCGCAAATCAATTTGCCTCTGTCCTTTTCTATGTTGCTGAATTTGGTTAGTGCTTCAAATGCTGAAAATGAAGAGGTCCTCTGGGGATTTATTTCTCGTTATGCTAAAGGAGCAAATGCACGGACCTATCCAGCACTGGATCAGTTGGTAAAATTTGCCATTAAATATTTTGATGCTTTTGTTAAGCCAAACAAGAAATTTCGTGCGCCTGATGATAGCGAACGCTCAATTTTGGCGGCGATTGATGTAAAGTTAGCGAGTTTGCCAGAAGCCATCGACGAAAACATTATTCAAAACACGCTTCTTGATGTTGCGCGTTTAACGGAACGTTATCAAGACCACAACAAAAAGGGTCCTGAAGGGGGGCCTGGTGTTTCAAGTGCTTTTTTTCAAATGCTCTATGAGGTGCTTTTAGGACAAGAACGGGGACCACGGTTTGGAGCGTTTATAGCGCTTTACGGAATTAGCGAGATGCGCGCACTTATTGCTGAAGCGCTTGCACGGCCTACAGGGGGGAATAATGGGGCCTAGAGAGCGAGAAGTAAAGCGGAGGCGTACATTTGCAATAATTGCTCACCCTGACGCTGGGAAAACGACGCTGACGGAAAAACTGTTATTGTTTGGCGGAGCCATCCAGCTTGCTGGTGAGGTAAAGGCAAAAAAAGACCGTATTCAA
Protein-coding sequences here:
- the rlmN gene encoding 23S rRNA (adenine(2503)-C(2))-methyltransferase RlmN; the protein is MTISCNLKPVNACQTPKVGDAVVKAELKLPLIGLSQDEMVQAVKAVGVPDHQARMRVRQLWHWLYVRGVSCFDEMLNVSKLTREVFKTHFSIAYPEIIEEQISKDGTRKWLLRFPERGAGRPVEIETVYIPEEGRGTLCISSQVGCTLTCSFCHTGTQMLVRNLTAEEILAQLLVARVRLGDFPDKSAPDGAIVPAEKRKITNIVMMGMGEPLYNFEAVKKALLIASDGNGLSMSKRRITLSTSGVVPEIIRAGKEIGVMLAISLHAVRDALRDILVPINKKYPLATLMDACRNYPGLSNARRITFEYVMLKDINDSLDDAKQLIQLLKGIPAKINLIPFNPWPGSDYQCSDWEKIERFADVINQAGYASPIRMPRGRDILAACGQLKSASKRLRKSERLQFENSVSHEQA
- the ptsN gene encoding PTS IIA-like nitrogen regulatory protein PtsN, producing MNLSELIAPDAIIPALKANSKKQVLQILAEKAARLTGLNERTVSDIILQREKLGSTGLGDGVAIPHGKLPGIDRIIGIFAHLENPVDFEAVDDRPVDLIFLLLVPENASADHLKALSKVARVLRCPDIAQKLRNTHDSRALYTLLIQNSAPSTA
- a CDS encoding invasion associated locus B family protein — its product is MKMFKKTFVAAFIMVLSATELLWAQTPSRLHQFEAWGTYSYEAQENTICYILSMPLSALPTTVKHGDNFFLVTKRSNSPVSFEPQFMAGYSLKEGSKVTVTVGDKDFDFFTKGSSAWLASSEMEQQLVSAMRSGMHMTVKATSKRGTRTTYTYSLKGVTAALNAAQKCR
- a CDS encoding argininosuccinate synthase domain-containing protein codes for the protein MHKCTLYVRGCSIAGSHITIGFEKATPLQLMKEILFSATVLNKLNNYRGVEDVGCLDLAENHFVGIKSHSIYNHGLNYF
- a CDS encoding LptA/OstA family protein; translated protein: MKSRMFRRKWVGVHLTLNILMLGPATVYGYAEAAQSGVGFLNGKEPIELHADSLEVRDKEGVALFKGNVSVIQGERLLRTSELTVYYGQVHEEVGAGRVGEKSALPVGGGDKDIRKMEASGEVYIKIDTRIATGDKGIFDEKSKTVVLTGKEVALIDGNNVAKGCKLTVNTKTGRAFLEGCKTSEKKGRISVILKPN
- a CDS encoding lysine--tRNA ligase, with translation MHDQYNAFSLTSELMEIAGQSKAWPFEEARKIIKRYEKTGYTGDVLFETGYGPSGLPHIGTFGEVARTTMVRHAFHILTENKVKTKLLCFSDDMDGLRKVPDNVPDPEKMQNYLGRPLTYVPDPFGDAYPSFGAANNARLRAFLDHFGFNYEFASATDYYSSGRFDETLLKILSRYDKIMENILPTLGEERRATYSLFLPISPVSGKVLQVPIISRNVEKGTITYIEPEIGEAIETEVTGGKVKCQWKVDWAMRWKALGVDYEMAGKDLIDSVLLSSKICKILDGKPPEGFNYELFLDDKGQKISKSKGNGLTLDEWLTYAPTESLELYMFLKPKTAKRLYFDVIPKAVDEYYTHLSAYSRQQWKERFNNPVWHIHNGRPPQINLPLSFSMLLNLVSASNAENEEVLWGFISRYAKGANARTYPALDQLVKFAIKYFDAFVKPNKKFRAPDDSERSILAAIDVKLASLPEAIDENIIQNTLLDVARLTERYQDHNKKGPEGGPGVSSAFFQMLYEVLLGQERGPRFGAFIALYGISEMRALIAEALARPTGGNNGA
- the lptB gene encoding LPS export ABC transporter ATP-binding protein, with product MFGIKKEKQIVECDIANGSFEKDAKRALVASRLIKIYRGRRVVDGVSFSVCSGEAVGILGPNGAGKTTCFYMVTGLVEADGGTIEVNGFDITRMPMYRRARLGIGYLPQEVSIFRGLSVEDNIKAVLEVIEKNHSKRREELDALLHEFKIDHLRKMPAISLSGGERRRLEIARALASRPNFILLDEPFAGIDPIAISDIQQLVRHLTQRGIGVLITDHNVRETLGLVDRAYIIHTGQVLVHGYPDDIIDNADARRIYLGHQFSL